Proteins from a genomic interval of Deltaproteobacteria bacterium:
- a CDS encoding ribonuclease Z, translating to MKLTILGSGTNLHPTRAAAGYLLQTDNLMLLDFGPRTLSNLLKTDVNHHHITHILFSHFHADHFSDFITFFFDAVIYAKHQGGVRPDLTIIGPRETKKLMRAIMTSFPSFSPPPFGVTFKEVGDRRFTIGDTTVTPRTMTHVPDLHAVGYRIDYRGQAVAYSGDTQYCDNVVRLCADADVGVLDCSWPANKPGPAHLHARDCGRVASEAGLGRLVLSHFYPIAERYDVKGQAGEIFKGPIVMARDRLAVKF from the coding sequence ATGAAATTGACAATCCTTGGATCGGGCACCAACCTGCATCCGACTCGCGCGGCGGCGGGTTACCTTCTCCAGACCGACAACCTGATGCTCTTGGACTTCGGACCGCGCACGTTGAGCAACTTGCTCAAAACCGACGTCAACCACCACCACATTACGCACATCCTTTTCTCTCACTTTCACGCCGATCATTTTTCTGACTTCATCACGTTCTTTTTCGACGCCGTGATCTACGCGAAACACCAGGGCGGTGTTCGTCCGGACCTAACGATCATCGGTCCGCGGGAAACCAAGAAACTCATGCGCGCGATCATGACGAGCTTTCCCAGTTTTTCACCGCCGCCCTTCGGCGTCACTTTCAAAGAAGTCGGTGACCGCCGATTCACCATCGGAGATACGACCGTCACGCCGCGAACGATGACCCACGTGCCCGACCTCCATGCGGTCGGCTATCGTATTGACTATCGCGGCCAGGCAGTTGCCTACTCGGGTGACACCCAGTACTGCGACAACGTCGTGCGGCTTTGTGCTGACGCCGACGTTGGCGTGCTCGATTGTTCTTGGCCAGCCAACAAACCAGGTCCCGCCCATCTCCACGCACGCGATTGCGGACGCGTTGCGAGCGAAGCGGGACTCGGCCGTCTCGTACTCTCACACTTTTATCCGATTGCCGAACGCTACGACGTGAAGGGTCAGGCCGGAGAAATATTCAAAGGCCCGATTGTGATGGCCCGAGATAGATTGGCAGTCAAGTTTTAG
- a CDS encoding 4a-hydroxytetrahydrobiopterin dehydratase, with the protein MEELTEQKCEACRVGAPSVTPGEMQELQPKIPEWKVVTEDNIPKLDRLFKFKNFKDAIAFTDAVGAAAEAEGHHPRLTTEWGKVAVTWWTHKIKNLHKNDFIMAAKTDAIYKRFA; encoded by the coding sequence ATGGAAGAACTGACTGAACAGAAATGTGAAGCCTGTCGGGTTGGCGCACCCTCGGTGACGCCCGGGGAGATGCAAGAGCTGCAACCGAAGATCCCCGAGTGGAAGGTGGTCACCGAAGACAACATCCCTAAGCTCGATCGCCTGTTTAAGTTCAAGAACTTCAAAGACGCCATCGCCTTCACTGACGCCGTCGGCGCGGCCGCCGAAGCAGAGGGCCATCATCCCAGGCTCACCACCGAATGGGGCAAGGTTGCCGTTACCTGGTGGACCCACAAGATCAAGAACCTGCATAAAAACGACTTCATCATGGCGGCCAAAACCGACGCGATTTACAAGCGATTCGCGTAG
- a CDS encoding LLM class flavin-dependent oxidoreductase, translating into MRQGESTVVKCSLFTEIQCPPGTSPATRLEEFLEQAELADRLGFHTYWLAEIHCQPQFSLLSAPYVVLGAAAQRTKRLRLGVAVNTLPVHHPVQLAEQAAMLDLVSGGRMEFAAGGGHPHSRAYECFGGDHRSTHDVMVEGLEIIRRGWSEEKISYDGKFFTVPEVIVNPKPVQKPLPPFWMATSSLDGVDVGARLGVNLFLPIHTRAPDQVYEFADAYWAGLKKYGHDRKGKELGLLVPMHIAKTTAEAEARAQAGVMSYFKTILDLRLDYTDWLVRRGQELPARLRTAAGSVVGYDVVCAKHAVIGDTASSVEKIKELQQRTGATQLLTWFNIGTVPHGHVKESMQLFAEAVMPKL; encoded by the coding sequence CTGCGGCAAGGGGAGAGCACAGTCGTGAAATGCAGTTTATTTACCGAAATCCAATGCCCGCCCGGCACTTCGCCAGCGACGCGGTTAGAAGAGTTCCTGGAGCAAGCCGAGCTTGCCGACCGCCTGGGGTTCCATACCTACTGGCTCGCTGAAATCCACTGCCAGCCGCAGTTCTCACTCTTGTCTGCGCCCTACGTCGTGCTTGGCGCGGCGGCGCAGCGCACCAAGCGGCTGCGCCTGGGCGTGGCGGTGAATACTTTACCGGTGCACCACCCGGTGCAGCTGGCCGAGCAAGCGGCGATGCTCGATTTGGTGAGCGGCGGGCGCATGGAGTTCGCCGCCGGCGGCGGCCATCCGCATAGCCGCGCCTATGAGTGTTTCGGCGGCGATCATCGCTCGACCCACGACGTCATGGTCGAAGGATTGGAAATCATTCGGCGCGGCTGGTCCGAAGAGAAAATTAGCTATGACGGCAAGTTCTTCACGGTTCCCGAAGTGATCGTCAATCCCAAGCCGGTGCAGAAACCGCTGCCGCCGTTTTGGATGGCGACCAGTTCCCTCGACGGGGTCGACGTTGGCGCGCGCCTGGGTGTCAACCTGTTTTTGCCGATTCATACCCGGGCTCCCGATCAAGTGTATGAGTTCGCCGATGCCTACTGGGCGGGCCTGAAGAAATACGGCCACGACCGTAAAGGCAAAGAGTTGGGCCTGCTGGTGCCGATGCATATAGCGAAGACGACGGCTGAAGCCGAAGCGCGCGCCCAGGCGGGCGTGATGAGCTACTTCAAGACTATTCTCGATCTGCGCTTAGACTATACCGATTGGCTGGTGCGCCGGGGCCAAGAGTTGCCAGCGCGTCTGCGCACCGCCGCCGGCAGCGTGGTCGGCTATGACGTCGTCTGCGCCAAGCACGCCGTGATTGGCGATACCGCGTCTTCTGTCGAAAAGATCAAAGAGCTCCAGCAAAGAACTGGGGCGACACAGCTTCTAACCTGGTTCAATATCGGCACCGTGCCCCACGGCCATGTGAAAGAGTCCATGCAGCTGTTTGCCGAAGCCGTGATGCCAAAATTGTAG
- the ggt gene encoding gamma-glutamyltransferase, which yields MKFTKAARPIMMGQNGMVSAGHHLACQAGVNVLREGGNAVDAALAAAFVMAIVKPEASGPGGDLFALIYMQKSGEVEAINSSGPAPAKATIDYYRERGLKAVPQSGPLSVAVPGAVDGWLELHKKYGTKELAFLMRDAVRIARDGFPIAQEFVEGINEFAPEFPAVDRVYRQPFGKPKPGNILIQKGLADVLEKIARHGRSGFYSGEVADKICAAIKAEGGILTQEDLQPLVAQWKEPLSSSYRDTMVYEQPPVSQGFMVLEMLNIVEAWPFHSGQMSQAEMLHFQIAAKKLAFEDRIQYLEDPAFGDPKIIPQLISKGHAAERRKLTEEILRQRSKPVANQSSDTTYLCAADRDGNAISFIQSVFAPFGSRVIAGDTGVTMNNRLCSFGLDASKANALKPGKRPAHTLNTYMVLRNGRVLMVGGSPGADEQPQTNFQIIHDIVDLQMDPQSAVEAPRWSHMPGTPPRDQLPESLRLEEGYSATTVDELRRRGHPVAIVDRWSFGSAKIIVRDEENSCWMGGADPRRVAYALGY from the coding sequence ATGAAATTCACCAAAGCGGCGCGGCCCATCATGATGGGCCAAAACGGCATGGTCTCAGCCGGCCACCACCTGGCCTGCCAAGCCGGCGTCAACGTGCTGCGCGAAGGCGGCAACGCCGTCGATGCCGCGCTGGCGGCGGCGTTCGTGATGGCGATCGTCAAGCCGGAGGCGAGTGGTCCGGGCGGCGATCTGTTTGCCCTGATATACATGCAGAAAAGCGGCGAAGTCGAAGCGATTAACTCCAGCGGCCCAGCGCCGGCCAAGGCGACGATTGACTACTACCGAGAGCGCGGCTTGAAGGCCGTGCCGCAGTCAGGGCCGCTCAGCGTGGCCGTGCCTGGCGCGGTGGACGGCTGGCTGGAGCTGCACAAGAAATACGGCACCAAAGAGCTGGCTTTCCTGATGCGCGATGCGGTGCGCATCGCGCGCGACGGCTTTCCGATTGCGCAGGAATTCGTCGAAGGCATCAACGAATTTGCGCCCGAGTTTCCCGCCGTCGATCGGGTGTATCGCCAGCCCTTCGGCAAACCGAAACCGGGCAATATTCTGATCCAAAAAGGTCTCGCCGATGTCCTGGAAAAAATCGCGCGCCACGGGCGCAGCGGTTTTTATTCCGGCGAAGTGGCCGACAAGATCTGTGCCGCGATCAAAGCGGAGGGTGGCATTCTCACCCAAGAGGACTTGCAGCCATTGGTGGCCCAGTGGAAGGAACCGTTGAGCTCCAGCTATCGCGATACCATGGTCTATGAGCAGCCGCCGGTGTCGCAGGGCTTTATGGTCCTGGAGATGCTCAACATCGTCGAGGCCTGGCCGTTTCACTCAGGCCAGATGTCCCAGGCGGAGATGCTGCACTTTCAAATCGCCGCCAAAAAACTCGCTTTTGAAGATCGCATTCAATACCTCGAAGATCCGGCTTTTGGCGACCCCAAAATTATTCCGCAATTGATTTCTAAGGGACATGCCGCCGAGCGGCGCAAATTAACCGAAGAAATCCTGCGGCAACGCTCCAAGCCCGTCGCCAATCAGAGCAGCGACACGACCTACCTTTGCGCTGCCGATCGTGACGGCAATGCGATCTCATTTATTCAGAGCGTCTTTGCACCCTTCGGTTCGCGCGTCATCGCCGGTGACACCGGCGTGACCATGAACAATCGTTTGTGCAGCTTCGGCCTCGATGCCAGCAAAGCCAACGCGCTCAAGCCCGGCAAGCGGCCGGCGCACACGCTCAATACCTACATGGTGCTGCGCAATGGCCGAGTGCTGATGGTGGGCGGCAGCCCGGGCGCGGACGAGCAGCCGCAAACCAATTTCCAAATCATTCACGACATCGTCGATCTGCAGATGGACCCGCAGAGCGCCGTCGAAGCGCCGCGTTGGAGCCACATGCCCGGCACGCCGCCGCGCGACCAGCTGCCGGAATCGCTGCGCTTGGAAGAAGGCTATTCGGCCACAACTGTCGATGAGCTGCGCCGCCGCGGTCACCCGGTGGCGATTGTCGACCGCTGGTCGTTCGGCAGTGCCAAAATCATCGTGCGCGACGAAGAAAATAGCTGTTGGATGGGAGGGGCGGACCCGCGTCGAGTCGCATACGCGCTGGGTTACTGA
- a CDS encoding amidohydrolase → MIIDFQAHVFPAAYIDEMKRLDGAVVLEAPDPHSGMNYFYDKQLKCRINTATFQGQNIDKRLQLMDQLGIDLHVLTIPAPGADRYGRDDAIKMARVANDAIAAIVRQHPKRFIGFFTLPTASIKDSLDELERSVNALGLRGFGCFANLNGQPLDREELFPIYERLVKYKLPVYVHPTAPLATEAVGIDIMPTLIFGWAFDSTVAMTRLVYGRVLERFPEINWVVADVGGVLAFFAQRAINIYTGRTDEIRHKYGLTENPLDQFRRFYVDTADHPASTLRCVKDFFTADRMVLGTNYPYGPEEGAILVKNSLKALDGLDLSATDKAKILGGNAAKILGMEAA, encoded by the coding sequence ATGATCATCGACTTCCAAGCGCACGTGTTTCCGGCCGCCTACATCGACGAGATGAAGCGGCTCGATGGCGCCGTCGTGCTCGAAGCGCCCGATCCGCACAGCGGCATGAATTATTTTTACGACAAGCAGTTAAAGTGCCGCATCAATACCGCGACGTTTCAGGGGCAGAATATCGACAAGCGGCTGCAGTTGATGGATCAGCTTGGCATCGATCTTCATGTGCTGACGATTCCGGCGCCCGGCGCCGACCGCTATGGGCGCGACGATGCCATCAAGATGGCGCGGGTGGCCAACGATGCCATCGCGGCGATTGTGCGCCAACATCCCAAGCGCTTTATCGGTTTTTTTACTTTGCCAACGGCGTCGATCAAAGATTCCCTCGATGAATTGGAACGGTCGGTCAACGCGTTGGGACTGCGCGGCTTTGGCTGTTTTGCCAACCTGAACGGCCAGCCCCTCGATCGCGAGGAGTTGTTTCCGATTTACGAACGATTGGTGAAATACAAACTGCCGGTCTACGTGCATCCGACCGCGCCACTGGCGACTGAAGCGGTGGGCATCGACATCATGCCGACCTTGATCTTTGGCTGGGCCTTCGACAGCACGGTGGCGATGACGCGGTTGGTTTACGGCCGCGTGCTGGAGCGCTTTCCGGAAATTAACTGGGTGGTCGCCGACGTCGGCGGCGTGTTGGCGTTTTTCGCGCAACGCGCCATCAATATTTACACCGGGCGCACCGATGAGATTCGCCACAAATACGGCCTAACCGAGAATCCGCTCGATCAATTTCGCCGCTTTTACGTCGACACGGCGGACCATCCGGCATCGACACTGCGCTGCGTCAAAGATTTTTTTACCGCGGATCGCATGGTGCTTGGCACCAACTATCCCTACGGTCCGGAAGAGGGTGCGATCTTGGTCAAGAATAGCCTCAAGGCACTCGACGGCCTCGATCTGAGCGCCACTGACAAAGCGAAAATCCTCGGCGGCAATGCCGCTAAGATTCTCGGAATGGAAGCAGCATGA
- a CDS encoding amidohydrolase, with protein MAVIDSDAHVLETERTWSYMLESERALRPRIVPTPSDPTSGGESWLIDETYLGKARNVGYDDTTRESREMEDIAARLKHMDELNVDVQVLYPTVFLRPFTKRPDVELGVTRSYNRWLIDIWKKAPDRLRWVAVLPLLSMDEALKEARHAKENGACGIFIRGLEGEKRLHDSYFFPLYEEAGKLDLPICVHSATGSFAVHDYFADECGFNRFKLAVVGSFHSLIFYKIPEKFPKTKWAFIEVSAQWVPYVVHDYARRYERGGTKVDKSQVLRKNKIWVACQTDDDLPTVLRYSGDDMLVIGTDYGHNDTSSEILALRKLKEDGQVPAPVVNKILDDNARALYGL; from the coding sequence ATGGCAGTCATCGACTCAGACGCACATGTTTTGGAGACCGAGCGGACTTGGTCTTATATGTTGGAATCGGAGCGCGCCCTGCGGCCGCGCATTGTGCCGACGCCCAGTGATCCGACTTCGGGCGGGGAATCGTGGCTGATCGATGAAACCTATCTCGGCAAAGCGCGCAACGTCGGCTACGACGACACCACGCGTGAATCGCGCGAAATGGAAGATATCGCGGCGCGCTTGAAACATATGGATGAGTTAAACGTCGACGTCCAGGTGCTCTACCCGACGGTGTTCCTGCGACCGTTTACCAAACGTCCCGATGTCGAGCTTGGCGTGACGCGCAGCTACAATCGCTGGCTGATCGATATCTGGAAAAAAGCGCCCGATCGCCTGCGTTGGGTTGCAGTGCTGCCGTTGTTGTCCATGGACGAAGCTTTGAAAGAGGCGCGCCATGCCAAAGAAAACGGCGCCTGCGGTATTTTTATTCGCGGCCTCGAAGGCGAGAAGCGGCTGCACGATTCCTATTTCTTTCCGCTCTACGAAGAAGCGGGGAAACTCGATCTGCCGATTTGCGTGCATTCGGCGACCGGCAGCTTCGCGGTGCATGACTATTTTGCCGACGAATGCGGCTTCAACCGCTTCAAGCTCGCGGTCGTCGGCTCGTTTCATTCGTTGATCTTTTATAAAATCCCCGAAAAGTTTCCCAAAACGAAATGGGCGTTTATCGAAGTGAGCGCGCAGTGGGTTCCCTACGTCGTTCACGACTACGCGCGCCGCTATGAGCGCGGCGGGACCAAGGTCGACAAGAGCCAGGTGCTGCGCAAAAATAAAATTTGGGTGGCCTGCCAGACTGACGACGACCTGCCGACCGTGTTGCGATACTCCGGCGATGATATGCTGGTGATCGGCACCGACTACGGTCACAACGACACCTCGTCGGAGATTCTCGCGTTGCGCAAACTGAAAGAAGACGGCCAGGTGCCGGCGCCGGTGGTCAATAAGATCCTCGACGACAACGCGCGGGCGCTATACGGCCTGTAA
- the fusA gene encoding elongation factor G, translating to MAVAELEKLRNVGILGHGGAGKTSLGEAMLFAAGATQRLGKVQDGTSVLDHEPEEIKHHVSISSAFHSINWKKHLLSLVDMPGYAAFLADAFHCLRGVDGAVFVLNPSVGLRVEAERLWNQANDDGVSRIIFVNKVDHEQSGVVERVDEVLKNLEAKGVHLQMPIGAEAEFKGVVDLLTMKAFIYDGDTGKFSEADVPADLRAEADDMRQKMLEAVSETDDALLEKYLDGQELSAEEIKKAIRKATCERTLFPIVYGSAARQIGIAQLMDAALDYLPSPLDEGAIEGTNPVTRETEKRPRAADAPFSAYVFKTIIDPFAGKLSVLKILSGKLAQDAPIYDSNKQVKERTGHLFRLEGKKQEAIKDAVAGEIVAVAKFKDVATGDTLCDEKAPIQYAAPVHFSPNISFALEPKSKADEDKLPQGLHKMMEEDQTIELHRDEETRDFILSGMGQQHVEVIVEKLKRKYGAEVVLKAPKVPYKETIRGKSSAQGRLKKQTGGHGQFGDTWIKIEPLPSGAGFEFVDEIVGGAIPRNYIPAVEKGVREAMTHGHLAGYPMVDVKVTLYDGSYHDVDSSDMAFKIAASMGFRNAVEKAKPVLLEPVMSMEVTVPDDCMGDVIGDLNSRRGKVLGMDTKGHTQVIKSKVPMAEVLKYAPDLRSITSGRGEFHMEFSHYEELPAHLAEKVIKEAKARKQAEH from the coding sequence ATGGCTGTAGCGGAGCTCGAAAAACTTCGTAACGTCGGCATTCTGGGTCACGGGGGCGCGGGCAAGACCTCGCTCGGCGAGGCGATGCTGTTTGCGGCGGGGGCGACTCAGCGGCTGGGAAAAGTACAGGACGGCACGTCGGTCTTGGACCACGAGCCCGAAGAGATCAAGCACCATGTTTCGATCTCGTCCGCCTTCCACTCCATCAATTGGAAAAAACATTTATTAAGCCTGGTCGACATGCCAGGCTATGCCGCGTTTCTTGCCGACGCTTTTCATTGTTTGCGTGGCGTCGATGGAGCGGTTTTTGTCCTGAATCCTTCGGTGGGGCTGCGGGTCGAAGCGGAGCGGCTTTGGAATCAAGCCAATGACGACGGCGTGAGCCGAATTATTTTCGTCAACAAAGTCGATCACGAGCAGTCCGGGGTGGTCGAGCGCGTCGATGAGGTACTTAAGAATCTCGAAGCCAAGGGCGTCCATCTGCAAATGCCCATCGGTGCCGAGGCTGAGTTCAAAGGTGTGGTGGACCTCTTGACGATGAAAGCCTTTATCTACGACGGCGACACCGGCAAATTTAGCGAAGCTGACGTTCCTGCTGATCTCAGGGCCGAAGCGGACGACATGCGCCAAAAGATGTTGGAAGCGGTGTCCGAGACCGACGACGCCCTGTTGGAAAAATATCTCGACGGTCAAGAATTGAGCGCTGAAGAAATTAAGAAAGCCATCCGCAAGGCGACCTGCGAACGCACGCTGTTTCCGATCGTTTATGGCTCGGCAGCGCGGCAAATCGGCATTGCCCAGTTGATGGACGCGGCGCTGGACTATTTGCCATCGCCGCTCGACGAAGGAGCCATCGAAGGGACCAACCCGGTCACTCGCGAAACGGAAAAACGGCCGCGTGCCGCCGATGCGCCATTCTCAGCCTACGTGTTCAAGACCATCATCGATCCCTTCGCCGGCAAGCTCTCGGTGCTGAAGATTCTTTCCGGCAAACTGGCCCAGGATGCGCCGATCTATGACTCCAACAAGCAGGTGAAGGAGCGCACTGGCCATCTCTTTCGTTTGGAAGGCAAGAAGCAGGAAGCGATCAAAGACGCGGTGGCCGGTGAGATCGTTGCAGTGGCCAAGTTCAAAGACGTCGCCACCGGCGATACGCTGTGCGATGAGAAGGCGCCGATCCAGTATGCCGCGCCGGTGCATTTTTCGCCGAATATTTCCTTTGCGTTGGAACCCAAAAGCAAAGCTGACGAAGATAAGTTGCCGCAGGGCTTGCACAAGATGATGGAGGAAGACCAAACCATCGAGCTCCATCGCGACGAGGAAACCCGCGACTTCATTCTTTCCGGCATGGGCCAACAGCATGTCGAGGTCATCGTCGAAAAGCTCAAGCGCAAGTACGGCGCCGAAGTCGTGCTCAAAGCGCCGAAGGTGCCCTATAAGGAAACCATTCGCGGTAAGTCGAGCGCCCAAGGCCGTTTGAAGAAGCAGACCGGCGGCCACGGCCAATTTGGCGACACCTGGATAAAAATCGAACCGCTCCCCTCGGGCGCTGGCTTTGAGTTCGTCGACGAGATCGTCGGCGGCGCGATTCCGCGCAACTATATACCTGCGGTGGAAAAGGGCGTGCGCGAGGCGATGACCCATGGCCACTTGGCCGGCTATCCGATGGTGGATGTCAAAGTAACGCTCTATGACGGCTCGTATCATGACGTCGATTCGTCAGATATGGCCTTCAAGATCGCCGCCTCCATGGGCTTTCGCAACGCCGTGGAAAAAGCCAAGCCGGTCTTGCTCGAACCGGTGATGAGCATGGAAGTGACGGTGCCCGACGATTGCATGGGTGACGTGATCGGCGACCTGAACAGCCGGCGCGGCAAAGTGCTCGGCATGGACACCAAGGGGCACACCCAGGTGATCAAATCGAAAGTGCCGATGGCGGAAGTGTTGAAATACGCCCCCGATCTGCGCTCGATCACCAGCGGCCGCGGCGAGTTTCACATGGAGTTTTCCCACTACGAAGAATTGCCGGCGCACTTGGCCGAGAAGGTGATTAAAGAAGCGAAGGCGAGAAAGCAGGCCGAGCACTGA
- a CDS encoding type III pantothenate kinase, translating to MLLAIDIGNTNIVLGLYQGNKLVNHWRLLTVAERTADEYGVIITQLVQNAAIRPNQITAIVVSCVVPPMLTVIQELAQKFFKLEPLIVGPGIKTGMPILYESPKDVGADRIVNGIAAYEKYHDTCIVVDFGTATTIDLISKKGEYVGGAIAPGLSISLEALFQRASKLPRIEIVKPKEVVGRNTVTSIQAGIFYGYVGLVDGLVERIQKEHAIDAKVVATGGLAPLVASECSTIHEVDEFLTLEGLRLIYERNSLQEVKTRAQK from the coding sequence ATGTTGTTAGCCATCGATATCGGTAACACCAACATCGTTCTGGGCCTCTACCAGGGCAACAAACTGGTGAACCACTGGCGGCTCTTGACGGTCGCCGAGCGCACCGCCGACGAGTACGGTGTCATCATCACGCAGCTGGTGCAAAACGCGGCGATTCGGCCCAATCAGATCACTGCCATCGTGGTCTCTTGTGTGGTGCCGCCGATGCTGACGGTCATCCAGGAGCTGGCGCAGAAATTTTTTAAACTGGAGCCGCTCATTGTCGGCCCGGGCATCAAGACCGGTATGCCGATTCTCTACGAGAGCCCCAAAGACGTCGGCGCGGATCGCATCGTCAACGGCATCGCCGCCTACGAAAAGTATCATGACACCTGCATCGTCGTTGATTTTGGCACGGCGACGACCATCGATCTGATTTCCAAAAAAGGCGAGTACGTCGGCGGCGCCATCGCGCCCGGTCTGTCGATTTCGCTCGAAGCGTTGTTTCAACGGGCGTCGAAGCTGCCGCGCATCGAAATTGTCAAGCCCAAGGAGGTTGTCGGACGCAATACCGTGACCTCGATTCAAGCGGGAATCTTTTACGGCTACGTCGGCCTGGTCGACGGCCTGGTGGAGCGCATTCAAAAAGAACATGCCATCGACGCCAAAGTGGTCGCCACCGGCGGCTTGGCGCCGTTGGTCGCGTCGGAATGTTCGACGATCCATGAAGTCGATGAATTTCTGACGCTGGAGGGGCTGAGGCTGATCTATGAAAGGAACTCACTGCAAGAAGTAAAAACGCGAGCGCAAAAATAG
- a CDS encoding biotin--[acetyl-CoA-carboxylase] ligase: MPDSSLQLSRIQAGLVTTRLGANLHHLLETDSTNKVARQLAENGAADGEIVIAEQQSAGRGRLGRSWVSPPFVNLYISFILRPRLAPVDAPQVTLAAAVALADAVAAFIPMQPTIKWPNDILVGGKKLAGILTESSCSAERLEFVILGIGVNLNFPVRAMPEEIRQRASSLLELRGQPVDRESFICRLIHDLDRCYGILQESGFAAVAARWQSYFALHRRLVRVEMIDQTIVGHAQGIDRDGALIIERENGARERILAGDVIPVED; encoded by the coding sequence ATGCCAGACTCATCATTACAACTCTCGCGCATTCAAGCCGGCCTCGTCACAACGCGCCTCGGCGCAAACCTCCATCATCTCTTAGAAACCGACTCTACCAACAAAGTCGCCCGTCAGCTGGCTGAAAACGGCGCAGCCGATGGTGAGATCGTCATCGCCGAGCAGCAGAGCGCCGGGCGCGGCCGGCTGGGCCGCAGCTGGGTGTCGCCGCCGTTTGTCAATCTTTACATATCTTTCATTTTGCGCCCGCGACTGGCGCCGGTGGATGCGCCGCAAGTCACCCTCGCCGCGGCGGTGGCGTTGGCCGATGCCGTTGCCGCATTCATTCCAATGCAGCCGACGATCAAGTGGCCCAACGATATTCTGGTCGGCGGCAAGAAGTTGGCGGGCATTCTCACCGAGTCTTCGTGCAGCGCCGAGCGATTGGAATTTGTCATTCTCGGCATCGGGGTGAACCTCAATTTTCCAGTGCGCGCCATGCCCGAGGAAATTCGCCAACGCGCCAGCTCTTTATTGGAATTACGCGGCCAGCCAGTTGACCGCGAATCCTTCATTTGCCGATTGATTCACGACCTCGACAGGTGTTATGGAATTCTCCAGGAGTCGGGTTTTGCCGCCGTTGCCGCGCGTTGGCAGAGCTATTTTGCTTTGCATCGGCGCCTTGTTCGGGTGGAGATGATCGACCAAACCATTGTCGGCCACGCCCAGGGCATCGACCGCGACGGCGCGTTGATCATCGAGCGCGAAAACGGCGCGCGGGAGCGGATTTTGGCCGGCGACGTGATTCCTGTGGAAGATTGA
- the nadC gene encoding carboxylating nicotinate-nucleotide diphosphorylase, translated as MDILVSPQIERLIRDALDEDIGAGDLATMATIAADAQGKGLFRAKKDGVVAGLVLLERIFYFIDPKVQIHHFVKDGASVTAATVAAEAVGPVRALLLGERTALNFLQQLSGTATLTKKLVDAVKDFPCKVLDTRKTTPGLRTLQKYAVRMGGGTNHRIGLYDAALVKDNHIEATGSIGEAVKAVRRHAPFMAKVEVEAGSMKQVQEAIEASADVIMLDNMTLPQMAEAVNFVNKRAWVEASGGITLESIRQVAETGVDFISSGALTHSAPVVDFNMKITMNV; from the coding sequence ATGGATATTCTAGTCAGCCCGCAAATCGAGCGCTTGATCCGCGACGCGTTGGACGAAGACATCGGCGCCGGCGACTTGGCGACGATGGCGACCATCGCCGCCGACGCCCAAGGCAAGGGATTGTTTCGCGCCAAGAAAGACGGGGTCGTTGCCGGTCTGGTGCTGCTCGAGCGGATTTTTTATTTCATCGACCCGAAGGTGCAGATCCACCACTTCGTCAAGGACGGCGCGTCGGTGACCGCCGCAACGGTGGCCGCAGAGGCCGTCGGCCCGGTGCGCGCGCTGCTCCTCGGCGAGCGCACGGCGCTGAATTTTTTGCAGCAGCTATCCGGCACGGCGACGCTGACGAAAAAACTTGTCGATGCAGTGAAAGACTTTCCGTGCAAGGTGCTCGACACGCGCAAGACCACACCGGGGCTGCGCACGTTGCAGAAATATGCCGTGCGCATGGGCGGCGGCACCAATCATCGCATTGGCCTCTACGATGCCGCCCTGGTCAAAGACAATCACATCGAGGCGACCGGTTCGATTGGCGAAGCGGTGAAAGCGGTGCGGCGCCATGCGCCGTTTATGGCTAAGGTCGAAGTCGAAGCCGGCAGCATGAAACAGGTGCAGGAAGCGATCGAGGCAAGCGCCGACGTGATCATGCTCGATAACATGACGTTGCCGCAAATGGCCGAGGCGGTAAATTTCGTCAACAAGCGCGCCTGGGTCGAGGCCTCCGGCGGTATCACGTTGGAATCGATCCGCCAGGTCGCCGAGACCGGCGTCGATTTTATTTCCTCCGGCGCATTGACCCACTCCGCTCCCGTGGTGGACTTCAACATGAAGATTACGATGAATGTGTAA